The Planctomycetota bacterium genome has a window encoding:
- a CDS encoding phage major capsid protein translates to MKQRRRRSKRPCRDSMLAIGRTAIWPTRSPRASRWCASSPTSGATFCETSPRQRTTSSARGRATACVSFPNKSNGQRPADMSAASRQRRETPAESATKPDKHETRNGFSKMAMTNETKPNPAEILAKADKLIARQRGRQPVSTTEHAEIRSELLDAARANDQDPIADRLIDKAETLSALAQVAAMNQEEGIRRSRTADINFDPFARGNGRTVHVDGTANWRETPKVSKADLDNLDDGGFRNLGEYLRAIRDAKTGTHYDKRLEPLAGNNKFSDGYGGVLVPERFETEVVMSADEQTPWLAMRRQFEPLNGNAVFPILADRDRSSKKVGNYKLSRTAESDDIDENSVKFQSRKAELHKAAGLVRVTNELIEDSGIGISSMLNELFGRAASLLMALDFLEGTGVSEPLGVTNCGALYTVDKEGSQTADTIVGTNIVKMRERVRVYDSAVWLAHPGTYTQLITAHLAGTNSDTFLYEPGRGADAPSTLLGRPIYFTEAAQLLGDAGDIICVVPKAYAYLRKPMRIDMSMHVGFTTDELMFKQVIRDDGAPLYNSTLTDARGFEQSEFVTLAARA, encoded by the coding sequence ATGAAACAGCGCAGACGCCGATCGAAGCGACCATGCCGCGATTCAATGCTTGCGATTGGACGAACGGCGATCTGGCCGACGCGCTCACCGCGAGCTTCGCGCTGGTGCGCATCTTCTCCGACGAGCGGCGCGACGTTCTGCGAGACTTCGCCGCGACAACGCACGACATCGTCAGCGCGTGGGCGCGCCACCGCCTGCGTCAGCTTCCCGAATAAGTCGAACGGCCAACGGCCCGCCGACATGTCCGCCGCCTCGCGCCAACGACGCGAAACCCCGGCGGAAAGTGCTACGAAACCTGACAAACACGAAACACGAAATGGATTTTCAAAAATGGCAATGACCAACGAAACCAAGCCCAACCCCGCCGAAATTCTGGCGAAGGCCGACAAATTGATCGCGCGTCAGCGCGGCCGCCAGCCGGTCAGTACGACCGAACATGCCGAGATTCGATCGGAACTGCTCGACGCCGCGCGCGCCAACGATCAAGACCCCATCGCCGACCGGCTTATCGACAAGGCCGAAACTTTGTCCGCGCTGGCTCAGGTCGCCGCGATGAATCAGGAGGAAGGCATCCGCCGCAGTCGCACCGCCGACATCAACTTCGACCCGTTCGCGCGCGGCAACGGCCGCACCGTTCACGTTGACGGGACGGCGAATTGGCGCGAAACGCCGAAGGTGTCGAAGGCCGACCTTGATAATCTCGACGACGGCGGATTCCGAAATTTGGGCGAATACCTGCGCGCCATCCGCGACGCGAAAACCGGGACGCATTACGACAAGCGACTCGAGCCGCTCGCGGGCAACAACAAATTCAGCGACGGATACGGCGGCGTTCTCGTGCCCGAGCGCTTCGAGACGGAAGTCGTGATGAGCGCCGACGAACAAACGCCGTGGCTCGCCATGCGTCGGCAGTTTGAGCCGCTCAACGGAAACGCGGTATTCCCGATTCTGGCGGACCGCGATCGAAGCTCGAAGAAGGTGGGCAACTACAAACTTTCCCGCACCGCTGAAAGCGATGACATTGACGAAAACTCCGTCAAGTTTCAGAGCCGCAAGGCCGAACTGCACAAGGCCGCCGGGCTGGTGCGCGTGACGAACGAACTCATCGAAGATTCGGGCATCGGCATTAGCTCGATGCTCAATGAACTTTTCGGACGCGCGGCGTCGCTGCTGATGGCGCTGGACTTTCTCGAAGGAACCGGTGTCAGCGAGCCGCTGGGCGTGACGAACTGCGGGGCGCTGTACACCGTGGACAAGGAAGGCAGTCAGACGGCCGACACGATCGTCGGCACGAACATCGTGAAGATGCGAGAGCGTGTGCGCGTCTACGATTCCGCCGTCTGGCTGGCGCACCCCGGCACGTACACGCAGCTCATCACGGCGCATCTCGCCGGGACGAACAGCGACACGTTCCTCTACGAACCCGGACGCGGCGCGGATGCGCCGTCTACGCTGCTGGGCCGCCCGATCTACTTCACCGAGGCGGCGCAGCTTCTGGGCGACGCGGGGGACATCATCTGCGTCGTGCCGAAGGCGTACGCGTATCTGCGGAAGCCGATGCGGATTGACATGTCGATGCACGTCGGGTTCACGACGGACGAGCTGATGTTTAAGCAGGTCATCCGCGACGACGGCGCGCCGCTCTACAACTCGACGCTGACCGACGCGCGGGGCTTTGAGCAATCCGAATTTGTCACCCTCGCGGCCCGCGCTTGA